DNA from Thunnus thynnus chromosome 2, fThuThy2.1, whole genome shotgun sequence:
CACACCGTCATGGccgaggagaagaaagaaggtGAGAAGAGATGAAGTGCATCTGCGAGTGAAACATTGACTGTACAGAGATTAAGGTCAATCTCATGCCACTAAAAGCACAAGTTGATAGGTTGGTCAATAagtttttattggttttgtttgtgtaaaagaGAATCTACAAACATCTACAAATAGAGAGTGACATGAAggacagaaaacaagagaagGTTTTCACAACACAAACTAGACCCAGTAGAAGGATTTCTCGTTCTCTAGTGACAAAAAAATACCTCATTGCTCCTCCAGGTGAACTTTTCTACCAGGCCCAGTCTCCAGATGAGGGAGCATTGGTAACAGCAGCCAGAAACTTTGGATTTGTCTTCCGCTCGCGTACGCCGGACAGCGTTTCCATCATGGAAATGGGACAGCCACACAGCTACAAACTGTTGGCCATCCTGGATTTCAACAATGTCCGCAAGAGGATGTCCGTCATAGGTAAATAATCTACTAGAattgttgtgaaatgttgtgaaTAAAGATTCCTATTTAACGTGATTTCTCATAGAGACTGCAGTGACCTGAGTTTATTATACTGCTGAACCAAACTATGACCTTCTTCttactatttttgttttgacaaaactgtattttttgatcAGTTCGGAGTCCAGAGGGAAAGCTATGTCTCTACTGTAAAGGAGCAGACACCATCATCTATGAGAGGCTGCATCAGTCCTGCAGCAAGCTGATGGACGTCACCACTGAGCACCTTAACGTCAGTAATATTTCAGTGTGCATGTATggaagtgtgtgtttctctaAGGAGAGAAACAAGACAATGTTATGTTTGAGATGCTTCTTAcgctgtttttctgcttttgtggTAGATGTTTGTCTGTGCGTGCCTGCCTTCTGCTTCTTTCATCATGTgtcaagtgtgtttgtgtttgttgacagaTGCATCCTAATGTGCATGAACCCCCGTCCAGCTGTGGACATAACATTGAATGTGGTCCACAGGGGGATCATCCAAAAACCtaataaataattgattttcCTGGCTTGGAGCTTAACAAGCAtgtttcaaaacaaagttacaaactGCTtccaagagaaaaacaagaaacagaagtTTGATCTAAAATGACCAAAATTAATCAAGAGTTTAATAAATACAGATGACGGAGAGATAACTTAATGCTGAAATGCAAGTTTAGAAAAGTATGTTTTGAGTAGAAGTAGAGATTTAGAGGTAGCAGGACAAACTTCAACAGGGAGTCTCTTCCAAATTGCTCCTTTAGTTTAAAAAGTTGAGAGCAGGGGACTGCAAGGAGAGTTTTGTTGCAGGTTTCTGAGGTAGATTTTGGATACAAAAGCTCAGACATTTATGCTGGAGCCATGGAGTGCTCTCTCAGTACTTCCTGACTTCCTTACATGTCTTTAACTCTCAGCCCCAAACCTATTAGTTCCTACTaaaatcatttatattcaaAAACAGGTTACAAATACATCATTTTGTTATTaaaaaatagtgcatttgttggtgACTGTTTTcaactgtggattaatacatttggtgctctagagAGTATTTCTATCTctgctttctcttcttctcttgtgattttttttctactgcACCTGCTTTTAattttccctttctttctgtTCTCTCTTGTTTAGGTCTTGTTGCACAAAAGATAAACAGTCCATTTATCATCTGTTCTTCGCCTCCACTGTGCGTTTGCCTAGATCAGTTTGAATTTACACAGCAGAGTGCATTAGTTTAAGTCCTGTTATATATACAGATACCATcagcttgtatgtgtgtgtgtgtgtgtgtgtgtgtgtgtgtgtcagtcctTTCAGGATGCTTTTGttatatctacagtatgtgtaaatgtaaatgtatgtgttaTGCCTGTACACattatgtatgtgcatgttgcTATGCAGGAGTTTGCAGGAGAGGGCCTGCGGACACTGGTCCTGGCCTATAAGGATCTGGATGAGGAGTATTTCAGTCAGTGGAAACAGAGGCATCATGAGGCCAGCACTGCACTGGACGACCGAGAGGACAAACTAGAACAACTGTACGAGGAGATTGAGAAAGATCTACTGGTAGGTAAAAAtaacaaggagaaaaaaaaaatcatatttcaaTAAAGCACAGACTGTAAGAAATTTGCAAGTCCCATGAGACACAGCATGTTGGTGAtatatctgaatgtgtgtgtccagtTGCTAGGGGCAACAGCCATAGAAGACAAGTTACAGGACGGAGTACCTCAGACTATTGAGCAGCTGTCCAAAGCCGACATCAAAATCTGGGTTTTAACAGGTGACAAGCAAGGTACGTTATCTCAATACAACCAGTCTGAGGACGTATTATCATTCTGACCTGTCATGTGCAGtaattcagttttatctttagcaataaatgtacttttttcaGCACGTAGACATTCTAGTAACTCCAGTTAAttacattataattatatagtttaatttctctcttatgactgagatctgggaacacagtgACGTCAATACAACAAAGTCAGACGGAGCAAAAACATGAGTGTCAGACAGGTTGTGCCCAAGCCAACAGTTTAACAGCCAaccttttatttacttttttttttaatttaatctttatttaatcaggtagtCTCACTGAGATTGAAACCTGAGAATAAGAAACATTCATCATCAGACAAGCAAAATCACTTTAAATTGCTTTATTTTGAGATAAAACTACATGCATCTGAAATGTTTGTAATTATGCAAATCCTAAGTATGGTAGGTCAGAGTTGAACCAGTAAGTCATTCTGTAAACTGTGAGCAATGATTAACATTTGCCTTTGTTTCTATTACAAAGTTTGgcaaaattattttcaaaacCTGTCTAATCACTTGTGCCTGACTTCTTTTCTGTGAAGTCCAATTAACCAATTAACTTATTACCAATAGGAATGAAGgtcaaaactacaaaatgaGACCTAGACCTTTCCTTTTAAGTATTAGAAGTGCACAAAGAATTTAAACCAGATTAATGTCAGTTGAAGACTTTTGTCCTTCTCTCTACTTACATGACTTATGCACTTCATATCTGTGGCTGTTGTCTCACTAATTTTGATTATTTGTGCCACAGAAACTGCAGAAAACATCGGTTACTCATGTAACTTACTGCGGGAGGAGATGAACGAGGTCTTCGTCATCTCGGGCAACTCACCTGAAGACGTCAGACAGGAACTGAGGTCAGAGGAAGTTTTCAGAACTCATCAGACTAAACATTAGTAGTTCAGTAATAGTCTTTTTCACAAGTtgataattaaacatttaattatacctgcacatatttattttcttgtggaGCAGAAATGCACGAACCTCCATGAAACCAGATGCACTAGAGGATCTAGCGTTTCTGCAAGAGAGGACTCGGGGTAAAGGTGTGAAAGTGGTCAGAGACGAGGTGGTAAATGGAGAGTACGGCCTGGTTATCAACGGACACAGTCTGGTACGTCAAAAGAAGTTTTTTTAATTACTACTCACGCTGTCTATATCCTTCGTGACTTGCTTATTACTTAAAATGAGGGTGAAAAAGTGATATTTTGACGTTGAATATCATAAAAACCTTAAAACATCATTAAAGATTACATAATATGGATGGAACATACCTTAATTTTTTGTGGAAAGTAAATTCTTCTTAAAGTCCATCAGACTATCTAATAAAGACataattagtttgtttttatgacacatTTGGAGAATTTGGGACCTCTCTTTTGGGTGCATCTGTGATATAATCAGTTATTCAAGTGTCCAAGGGTGCAAGAGTATCCCTGCTTTTATTAAATCATGAAGGAATTATCAGTACCACcttaaaataaatgtcatcACCACCTGTCACTTCTAAGCTCATGTTGTGCCTGTTTACTACATCCTAATGGTATTTAAACAATATGGAAATCTAAGCCTCTGCGTAATTCCAGCCTTGCCTAATTTTTTCATCAATTTTCCCCCTCATGGTCCCTCAGGCATACGCCCTGGAGTGCAGCATGGAGCTGGAGTTCCTGAGGACGGCGTGTATGTGCAAGGCAGTGATCTGCTGCAGAGTCACCCCCCTGCAGAAGGCTCAGGTGGTGGAGTTGGTCAAGAAGTACAAGCAGGCTGTCACACTGGCCATAGGAGATGGAGCCAATGACGTCAGCATGATTAAAGGTACCATCAGAGAGATAAactcctggaaaaaaaaaacatctagcAGTAAAAGggccagatatttttcttattagttGGTAAAGACCAAAGgagagctgaaaggagagtgaatatagTTGTCAGagggccagaaacacaactccaaatgactgttgctctgctctgtgtctgctggatgtgtaaatacacAAGTAACAAATGAGCCACAATGTTACAACTAGAGCTGTACCTGACTCAGGATATTCACAATTGACTCAACTTAGAggcattttaatttgtcatgtgCTTGTGTTTCAGGCATCTTCTTATCTATgcacattttttgtatttaacattATTACTGATGTTTCTTTCTTCAATACAACTGACCTACAATTATGAGAAATATAATTCATGCCTCCACCCTGTTATAGTACAATCCAGCCTCCAAACTCAACTCCTATAACTCCTATAACAGCCTAAcatccctctctgtttccatgACAGTTATGTTTTCAGGCCATTTTGAGACTAGACTCTGTAAAAGTTAACTGTGCTGTCACCCTGCGTTACTCTGTATACAATGACATAGCTAACAAAAAGGCAGTGATTCGACCAACAAAATGTGAATGGACTCAGAGGATTCTCATCTGATAATTCAAATCCTTGATGTCTAGGGGGCTGCAATAGTTACAACATCACAACAACTGCGTTTGTGCTTTatttctgccccctagtggacAAAAATCAATTGATGCGCCTTTAAGTTGAATTAGGCCTACGGTTACCTGAAACCTACAACCAGAGAAGAGTGATTTAAACACTCTTGTAAAGACTTGAACTTCTATAAAATTTGTCATAATGCTCTCAGGAACTCAGGAATAAACGCTCACATCATTatatcatatgtgtgtttggatgaagAGAAATACAAACCCCCTTTTCTtcttcatcacttcctgtccaCCCAGTGGCCCACATAGGTGTAGGCATCTCAGGTCAGGAGGGCATGCAAGCAGTGCTGTCCAGCGACTACTCCTTCGCCCAGTTCCGCTTTCTGGAGCGCCTCCTGCTGGTGCACGGCCGCTGGTCCTACCTGCGCATGTGCAAGTTCCTGCGCTACTTCTTCTACAAGAACTTCACCTTCACCTTTGTCCACTTCTGGTACGCCTTCTTCTGCGGCTTTTCCGCCCAGGTGAGAGAGTAAAGAGATGGGGAGTAAGGGAGATGGGAGATGAAGgtggatgaggatgaggagagaggaaacagaggagCTCATAAGACTATGGCAACATACAAGAGTATAACAAACACAGTCCTTCTATTAATTTACTGTACAGTCAATCTGTGGTCAGTCTATCGTAGTCTGCATATTTGTACTGctgtaattgttttgtttttaggtcCGTACCTTCTGAGCTGCATCCTATTTTGCTTTTCACATTGAGAAAATATACAGAACATTCATTaataaaagagatttttttctataaaaaatgtgaaaacaaaaaaataataataaaggaaaacaatgatcatatatgaaaaagaaaaaaaaacttcaaagcaGCCGTATGAAGCTCCACAGAATGTAATAACCAGATAACAAAGATTAATTATCATAATGATTATGACATAATGATCATGTCTGATTTTACAAAACTGAGCTGAATTCGAGAATTAAGTTTAAAGAAGTTATTCAAAGATTCTCTTTTGTTTTCGACTTTGCTTTTCAGACGGTGTATGACGAGTGGTTCATAACACTCTACAATCTGGTGTATACAGCATTACCTGTGCTGGGAATGAGTCTGTTTGATCAGGTAACagttttatctgtgtttgtgtacagtTGTGtacttttttgtgtatttttgttagAGACAGACAAGTAATAAGAGAGATACAAGACTGAGTGGAATAAACAAAAACTCACACGGACTTCACTCTTTGTCTCCCCCTGCTGGTCAGGATGTGAATGACAAGTGGAGTTTCCAGCACCCTCAGCTCTACATCCCGGGTCAACTCAACCGGTACTTCAGTAAGACGGCCTTCTTCAAGTGTGCCCTCCACAGCGGTTACAGTTCCTTGGTGCTCTTCTTCATCCCCTACGCTGCCATGTATGACACAGTGAGGGACGACGGGAAGGATGCCGCCGACTACCAGTCCTTCGCCCTCCTCACCCAAACCTGCCTGCTCTTCGCGGTCAGCATGCAGGTATGGAGAACTAATCTTTCCATTAACACTGTCTGTGACATTTCCTGATGTTTCTCATCAGGCTTAGAATAACTAGAATTATaatttttcaaaacatgtttcctctctctgtctttagtTGGGGTTGGAGATGTCCTACTGGACGGCGGTTAACACGTTCTTCGTTTTGGGGAGCCTGGTCATGTACTTTGCTGTCACCTTCACCATGTACAGTAACGGCATGTTTCTCATGTTTCCGTCAGCTTTCCCTTTCATAGGTGAGTGGTGAGCTCTCGCCAAACAGACACGGCTTTGGGCTGATGGCCACAGATCAGTGAATTAATTTTAAAGGATAGTTAcacaatgtttcaagtctgtctta
Protein-coding regions in this window:
- the LOC137168759 gene encoding phospholipid-transporting ATPase ID-like isoform X2 encodes the protein MPLTTLSDNQVNNRKVQVLIDRKLRSEKWMEVQVGDIIKLENNQFVTADLLLLSSSEPLNLVYIETAELDGETNLKVRQALPVTGDLGDDIEKLADFNGEVRCEPPNNRLDRFTGTLTFAGQKYSLDNEKILLRGCTLRNTEWCFGLVLFGGPETKLMQNCGKTTFKRTSVDRLMNVLVLCIFGFLAFMCTILAIGNCFWELNEGSEFTVFLPRQDNNDAGFSAFLTFWSYVIILNTVVPISLYVSVEIIRLGNSFYIDWDRKMYHARSDTPAEARTTTLNEELGQIKYIFSDKTGTLTQNIMTFNKCSINGKLYGDVYDYTGQRVEITENTETVDFSFNPLADHRFAFHDHALVEAVKLENPEVHAFFRLLALCHTVMAEEKKEGELFYQAQSPDEGALVTAARNFGFVFRSRTPDSVSIMEMGQPHSYKLLAILDFNNVRKRMSVIVRSPEGKLCLYCKGADTIIYERLHQSCSKLMDVTTEHLNEFAGEGLRTLVLAYKDLDEEYFSQWKQRHHEASTALDDREDKLEQLYEEIEKDLLLLGATAIEDKLQDGVPQTIEQLSKADIKIWVLTGDKQETAENIGYSCNLLREEMNEVFVISGNSPEDVRQELRNARTSMKPDALEDLAFLQERTRGKGVKVVRDEVVNGEYGLVINGHSLAYALECSMELEFLRTACMCKAVICCRVTPLQKAQVVELVKKYKQAVTLAIGDGANDVSMIKVAHIGVGISGQEGMQAVLSSDYSFAQFRFLERLLLVHGRWSYLRMCKFLRYFFYKNFTFTFVHFWYAFFCGFSAQTVYDEWFITLYNLVYTALPVLGMSLFDQDVNDKWSFQHPQLYIPGQLNRYFSKTAFFKCALHSGYSSLVLFFIPYAAMYDTVRDDGKDAADYQSFALLTQTCLLFAVSMQLGLEMSYWTAVNTFFVLGSLVMYFAVTFTMYSNGMFLMFPSAFPFIGTARNSLNQPNVWLTIFLSSFLCVLPVVTYRFLLIQLYPTINDKVMFKVRQAKAKIPPPSRPLRIRRTSTRRSGYAFSHAQGYGDLVTSGRFLRRPAVSRSSGFTGRTTTGFSPMGRSAGYSPTGRPQNVKVQDVVVTSLQMYRTIKDPAL